A stretch of Paludisphaera borealis DNA encodes these proteins:
- a CDS encoding type IV secretory system conjugative DNA transfer family protein → MRFIRRWTARLCRAILITACGIAAHSLVILAAQNPAYMLLAAVGAAYQYRRRWRPDADTHGSACWADMATLARSGMLADEGLILGRTGATDPMSRWRALKGLLSPRLRSDMACCLFYHAFFTRRWGGSRMIRLQRMIHAATFAPAGKGKGVAVLIPNLLSYRGSVVVTDPKGELALKTSRHRRRKFGHRIVTLDPFRITGEASGSINPLALIDPQSDSFLDDCRDLANMLVVRQGTEHEPHWNDCAELVICAFIALTCAYEKDERLRNLQMVRKLVSSREAFANAVALMRQFDGCHGVIQRLGDQLSWFQDKELNSVLTHVQRHTNFLDSPAIQVITQSSSFDPRELRTGRVSVYLILPPERLVTLAPLMRMWLGTIIRVLSRGEASEKQPVLFLLDEAAHLGKMQIIEDAVTLMRGYGIRLWFFFQSIDQLNKCFGERAPTILENLDTQQHFGIASYEAAEELSKRLGDTTIVVSGSSDTQGGSHPTGNGAHGQSPGSCSWSSTVNHSLTARRLAFANELITAGDDFQLILTRNLPPIAGRLLRYYQAPEFRMGGTGRQGRLGVAGLAAASLLLAASLCLASFSAALAPALRPEGMNRPAATRAFDGSPNGFGESLRVPFSRPSPYRPPSNDSRRFGGVGGRTGFPR, encoded by the coding sequence ATGCGATTCATCCGTCGATGGACGGCCCGGCTTTGCCGCGCCATCCTCATCACTGCCTGCGGCATCGCCGCCCACAGCCTGGTGATTCTCGCCGCGCAGAACCCGGCCTATATGCTCCTGGCAGCGGTGGGCGCCGCCTACCAGTACCGCCGCCGCTGGCGGCCCGACGCCGATACGCACGGCTCGGCATGCTGGGCCGACATGGCGACGCTGGCGCGCAGCGGCATGCTCGCCGACGAGGGCCTGATCCTCGGCCGTACGGGCGCCACCGACCCGATGTCGCGCTGGCGGGCGCTCAAGGGCCTGCTATCGCCGCGCCTGCGTTCCGACATGGCCTGCTGCCTGTTCTACCACGCCTTCTTCACCCGGCGGTGGGGTGGCTCGCGGATGATCCGGCTGCAACGGATGATCCACGCCGCCACCTTCGCACCGGCCGGCAAAGGCAAGGGCGTCGCGGTGCTGATCCCCAACCTGCTCAGCTATCGCGGCAGCGTCGTGGTCACCGACCCCAAGGGGGAGCTGGCGCTCAAAACTTCGCGCCACCGGCGTCGCAAATTCGGCCACCGCATCGTCACGCTCGATCCCTTTCGCATCACCGGCGAGGCATCGGGATCGATCAACCCGCTTGCTCTCATCGACCCGCAATCGGATTCGTTCCTCGACGATTGCCGCGACCTCGCCAACATGCTGGTAGTGCGGCAGGGAACCGAACACGAGCCGCACTGGAACGATTGCGCCGAGCTGGTGATCTGCGCCTTCATCGCGCTCACCTGCGCCTACGAAAAGGACGAGCGCCTGCGCAACCTGCAGATGGTCAGGAAGCTGGTATCGTCGCGCGAGGCCTTCGCCAACGCGGTCGCGCTCATGCGTCAGTTCGACGGCTGCCACGGCGTCATTCAGCGCCTGGGCGACCAGCTGAGCTGGTTCCAGGACAAGGAGCTGAACTCCGTTCTGACGCATGTGCAGCGGCACACCAACTTCCTCGATTCGCCCGCCATCCAGGTGATCACGCAGAGCAGCTCCTTCGATCCGCGCGAGCTGCGGACGGGCCGCGTGTCGGTCTACCTGATCCTGCCGCCGGAGCGGCTGGTGACGCTGGCGCCGCTCATGCGCATGTGGCTAGGCACTATTATCCGCGTGCTCTCGCGAGGCGAGGCCAGCGAGAAGCAGCCGGTGCTGTTTCTGCTCGACGAAGCGGCGCATCTGGGCAAGATGCAGATCATCGAGGACGCGGTCACGCTGATGCGCGGCTACGGCATCCGGCTGTGGTTTTTCTTCCAGTCGATCGACCAGCTCAACAAATGCTTCGGCGAGCGCGCACCCACCATCCTCGAAAACCTCGACACTCAGCAGCATTTCGGGATCGCCTCCTACGAGGCCGCCGAGGAATTGAGCAAGCGGCTGGGCGACACCACGATCGTCGTCAGCGGCAGCAGCGACACGCAGGGCGGGTCGCATCCTACCGGCAACGGCGCACACGGCCAGTCCCCGGGCAGCTGCTCATGGAGCAGCACCGTCAACCATTCGCTCACGGCCAGGCGGCTGGCCTTCGCCAACGAGCTGATCACCGCCGGCGACGATTTCCAATTGATCCTCACGCGCAACCTGCCGCCGATCGCCGGCCGGCTGCTGCGCTACTACCAGGCGCCGGAATTCCGCATGGGCGGCACCGGCAGGCAGGGCCGACTGGGCGTCGCCGGGCTGGCGGCGGCGTCGCTGTTGCTGGCGGCGAGCCTGTGCCTGGCGTCGTTCAGCGCCGCCCTCGCGCCAGCCTTGCGGCCCGAGGGCATGAACCGCCCGGCGGCGACACGGGCGTTTGATGGCTCACCGAATGGCTTCGGGGAAAGCTTGCGAGTTCCCTTTAGCCGCCCGTCGCCATACCGGCCGCCCAGCAATGATTCCCGGCGTTTCGGGGGGGTGGGCGGCCGGACGGGTTTCCCACGATGA